One Alligator mississippiensis isolate rAllMis1 chromosome 1, rAllMis1, whole genome shotgun sequence genomic window carries:
- the LOC132249925 gene encoding kunitz-type serine protease inhibitor bitisilin-1-like, which produces MKWGSLLVLAGLLALWAGLQPASGKLVPDICRLPPDRGPCKLHLKRYYFDWVSGSCQTFTYGGCRGNGNRFWSLRSCRKKCQVGGKGLEAARGIAAPGQWLETRGSLMLGRPSRCPPPKGAGICVQMCDFQRPCPPGHFCCGTGCGTVCRSVKQRGQP; this is translated from the exons ATGAAGTGGGGCAGCCTCTTGGTGCTGGCGGGGCTCCTtgccctctgggctgggctgcagcctgcgTCTGGAAAGCTTGTTCCAG ACATCTGCAGGCTCCCCCCGGACCGTGGCCCCTGCAAGCTACACCTCAAACGCTACTACTTCGACTGGGTCTCCGGGAGCTGCCAAACGTTCACTTATGGCGGCTGCCGTGGAAATGGAAACAGATTTTGGAGTCTTCGGTCCTGCAGGAAGAAGTGCCAGGTGGGCggcaaggggctggaggctgcGAGAGGCATCGCGGCACCAGGGCAATGGCTGGAGACACGGGGAAGCCTGATGCTGG GGAGACCCAGCCGGTGCCCCCCGCCCAAGGGGGCTGGGATCTGCGTACAGATGTGCGACTTTCAGAGGCCCTGTCCTCCCGGACACTTCTGCTGCGGCACGGGCTGTGGCACCGTCTGCAGGAGTGTCAAGCAGAGAG GGCAGCCCTGA
- the LOC109282103 gene encoding BPTI/Kunitz domain-containing protein — MKWGSLLVLAGLLALWAGLQPASGQVSPRVCRLPPDSGNCMAYMPMYYYNATAGSCKVIIYGGCGGNRNRFPTRAACVQACGRRQGGNMRWLGEDVLLFPGDVCRLPPETGPCKMNLLRYYYNWVTRTCQQFTYGGCQGNANNFKTHLECENRCKVGGKGLSLPGPDAARGMAAPGRWPDVQGRVKLGQPPE; from the exons ATGAAGTGGGGCAGCCTCTTGGTGCTGGCGGGGCTCCTCGCTCTCTGGGCCGGTCTGCAGCCGGCGTCTGGGCAGGTCTCTCCAC GTGTCTGCAGACTCCCCCCGGACAGCGGCAACTGCATGGCCTACATGCCCATGTACTACTACAACGCCACTGCGGGCAGTTGCAAGGTGATCATCTATGGGGGCTGCGGGGGCAATAGGAATCGGTTCCCTACCCGGGCGGCCTGTGTCCAGGCCTGTGGGCGCAGGCAGGGAGGAAACATGAGGTGGCTGGGCGAAGATGTCCTCCTCTTCCCAGGGGATGTCTGCCGGCTCCCCCCAGAAACCGGCCCCTGCAAGATGAACCTCCTGCGCTATTACTACAACTGGGTCACCAGGACCTGCCAACAGTTCACTTATGGCGGCTGCCAGGGCAATGCTAACAACTTTAAGACCCACCTAGAGTGCGAGAACAGGTGCAAGGTGGGCGGCAAGGGGCTGAGCCTGCCAGGGCCGGACGCTGCGAGAGGCATGGCGGCACCGGGGCGATGGCCGGACGTGCAGGGAAGGGTGAAGCTAG ggcaGCCCCCAGAGTGA